Within the Gloeobacter kilaueensis JS1 genome, the region AGCGCTGAAGACCGCCGTAGTTGTTGCTGGAGCGCACAGAAAGGATATTTGTGTCATCTTTGAAAATTCTTTTTAGAAGCACCCCCGTGCCATGGTTTTCGACAACCTCATCGAGGGTGATCAAAAGAGTTGCATTGGCCGTCTTCGGAAGCAGCGAGTCGTCATCAGATTCTTGCATCACGATACTGGTGACCGACGAGACAGGCTCGCTTGTGGCGATGAGTGCAGCCAGCTTTTCGCGCAGTTCGGCGTTTCTTTGCGCTTTCTGGTCCATCAACCCGTGCCAGTTGATATCCACGCTCCCGTCTCCTTGACTTCGGTGTGTCTGTTGAGCGGATAGTTGCATTCAACCAATGTTAGCGGCCCCAGAGCGGGTGGAGTCGAGATAGAGCCCCACCACCTCAGTAGCCGGACCACTGCAGACGATTCGACCGCCGCTCAGCCAGACCGCCCGCTCGCAGGACTGTTCGATGAAGGGCAGATCGTGGGAGACCACTAAGACCGTGGTGTGCGACTGCCAGAACTGCCCCAACCGGTTGCGGCACTTTTCTTTGAAGCGCTCGTCTCCCACCGAAAGCACCTCGTCGAGGATCAAGATGTCCGGCGGTACGTCGGTGGCGATAGCAAAGCCCAACCGGGCGGTCATGCCCGAGGAAAGCGTCTTCACCGGTACGTCGGCGTAGGACTCCAGATCCGCAAAGCGCAAGATCTCCTGGCTGCGCTCGCGCATCTGCTGGCGGGAGAAGCCCAAAAACACGCCGTAGAGCACGATGTTGTCCACCAGCGACAGCTCCGAGTCGAACCCGGCCCCGAGTTCGATGAGGGGGGCGATGTCGCCCTGGACCCGGACTTCGCCCGTGTTGGGCTTTAAGATGCCGCAGATCACCTTGAGCAAGGTAGATTTGCCGGAGCCGTTCGAGCCGATGATCCCCAGCTTCTCACCGGCACTGACCACCAGATCGATGCGGTCGAGCACCTGCTTGCGGCCAGGCTTGCGGTAGCGGCCATCCAGAAACGAGAGGATGGTGGTCTTGAGATCGTAGGAGAACTCTTCCTGGGTGCGCCGCCAGAGGGAGACGTTATTGAGCCGTATAACTTCCAAGCCAATGTTTGAGATGAACTTTTAGGCAGCCTAACCCGATTCGGAGCCTACAACAAGTCCATGTACTGGTCGGAGCGGGCATTAAAAAACAGAGCGCCGATGGTGCAGACGACCGTACCTGAGAGCAGCGCGATTCCCAGTACGCCCCAACTGAGATCGGCCCGACCGAGGATGAGCTGGCGCAGGCCCTCGATGATCGGCGTCAGGGGATTGAGATCGATGAATGTCTTGACCTGCTTGGGCACGATCGCCGCCGGATAGAACACGGGACTACTGAGAAACAGGGCAAAGGCCACCAGTTCGTAGAGGTAGGGCAGATCTCGAAAAAATACGTACAGGGCGCTCACCAGGAAGCTGATACCTGTGGCGGCGAGCACCAGAGCTACGGAGGGGATCACCAAAAGCAGCGCATAGAACGGATTGTGGGAGACCACCAGCGTCATCACAGCCAGCAGCGGCAGGGGACCGACGACGAACTGAAAGATGTTGGATAAGACCAGCGACAGGGGCAGGATGCTGAAGGGCAGGCGGATCTTGTTGAGCAGGGCACCGCTGTTGACGACACTCGGCAGCGCCTGGGTAGTGGTGACGTTAAAGAAGTTGATTACCACGAGCCCGGTGAAGGCGGCGAGCAGGTAGTTGAGCAGCGAATGGTCGTAGTAGGCGGCAAAAGTGGTGCCAAAGATGGCCGTATAGGCGGCAGTCATCAGCAGGGGATTGAGAAGCGACCAGTACACCCCCAGAATCGAGCCTCGATAGCGCACCTTGAGGTTGCGCTGGGTAAGCACAAAAAGCAATTCCAGGTAGCGGTGGGCTGAGGGAGCCAGTTTTTCGAGTGGGAGTGCGCGCAGCATTGTGGCGAGACTGGGCATCTACTTACCATACGGCACTTCGCCCAGTTCGAGAATGTTACCGTCTGGATCTTGGACGAAGAAGGCGGCCCGGCCCGAGGCGCTCGCTTGAACGGGGAAGCCCGCTTTTTCTAAGCGATCCCTGGCAGCCAAAAGATCGTCCACGGCCAGCGCCAGGTGACGGTTGCGCCCCAGCCTCTGGGCATCGACTGGATCCGGGCAAATCTGAGCAGAGACGATGAGATGAATCTGAAAATCCCCCAGCTCGTACCACAGACCCGCAAAGCCCAGGGCTCGATCGCGAGCCGGGGTGAGCCCCAGCACCTCACCGTAAAAGTGGGCGGACCGTTCGAGGTCACCTACCAGGATCGCCGCGTGCAAAGGACGGATGACGCGCATGATCGCCGCTCGTACGGATCGATCACGCACGATACCCCAGCAAAGCGGTGCTGTCCAATCGGTAAGATAGAGGCGGAGGAGTTGGCGCGGTGGTCGCGGGCCGGGCAACCGGCCTGAGGAAAGTCCGGGCTCCCCAACGAGCGGATTGCTGGGTAACGCCCAGTGCGCGCGAGCGTGAGGATAGTGCCACAGAAACATACCGCCGATGGGAGTGGCAACACTCCACAGGCAAGGGTGCAAAGGTGCGGTAAGAGCGCACCAGCGACATCGAGAGGTGTCGGCTCGGTAAACCCCGTCCTGAGCAAGGCGGGGGACAGATGGGTTGCTCGTTGACCGTCCCCCAAAAGCCGCTTGAGGCGTCAGGCAACTGGCGTCCCAGACAGATGACCGCCCTTCGAACAGAACCCGGCTTACGTCCGGCTCCTCCACCTGAGTTTCTATCCGGTGGGTGACATGGAAAACAACGTTCTCAGACAACTCCTCTTGATGGGCGTGGGTGCAACCGCTGTCCTCACCGAACGGATTCAGCAGGCCGTCGATGAGTGGGTGGGCGAGGGCCGCCTGCGCCAGGAAGATGCCAAAGAATTTCTCGACGATCTGCTCATTCGCCTGCGCGAGGAGCAGGGCAACCTCGAAGAACAGTTCCGCCGCCAGATCAAGACGGTGCTCAAAGAATACGACGTGCCCAACCAGTCCGAAATCGAAGCGCTTAAAAACCGCCTCGACCGCCTGGAGTACCAGTTACGCCAGTTGCAGGACAGGCTGTAAACCGGATCTGCCATTGACAAAGAGCTTGACTCCACGTAAGGTAATTTTGCATGTCGGTCCGGCATTTGCCTCGAACCTTCGTCTGGAAGCGTGCCGGAGTTGTTTTTGTCTGATCGCCAACGACATCGCAGTGTTTACCAGAGGGGGCTATGCAAGTATTGATTCAAGATCTCAGCTATGGCCTGCGGTCGCTTTTGAGCAAGCCTGTCTTTACCGTCGTCGCACTGGTTGCCCTCGCCCTTGGGATCGGTGCGAACACGGCTGTCTTCAGCGTCGTCAACGCTGTCTTACTCAAGCCCTTTCCCTACAAACATCCCGAGCAATTGATCGTCGTCTCTGCAAAGGATGGGCAGATAGACGAAGGAGTGAGCTATCCCGACTACCTCGATTATCGGGAGGCCAGAACCAGCTTCACCCAGTCAGCTGCTTTTTTAGGTGAAAGCTTTGTCCTCTCAGGGGGCGGACAGCCAGAACGGCTGCGCGGTGCGTTTGTCAGCTCCGGATACCTCTCTACACTCGGTATCGCGCCCGTTCTCGGTCGTGATTTTCTGCCCCAGGAAGATTTGCCCGGCTACCGCAGCGTGCTGCTGTCGTACAGCTTCTGGCAGAGCCGCTACCGGGGCGACCCCGGTGTACTGGGCCGCTCCTTGCGCTTAAATGGTCAACTTTTTACTATCGTCGGCGTCCTGCCGCAGGGCATATCTTTTAAATACGACGAACAGTTTCTTACCTCCTTTGGCTCCTGGCTGACCAAAGGCCGCAATCCAAAGCTGGGGATCAACGATCCGTGGGGCCGGGGCAATCACTTTTCAATGCTGATGATCGCCCGCCTCAGGACCGGTCATACCCTCGATCAGGCCCGCTCCGAACTGGCAGCGATCGCAGCCAGGCTCGCCCGTCAGTATCCCGATACCAACGCCACCACCCAGGCGCGAGCGGTTTCGCTGAGCGAGTTCGTCCTCGGCAACATTCGGACGACGCTACTGGTGTTGATGGCGGCAGTGCTTTTTGTGCTGCTGATTACAGCGGCGAACGTCGCCAACCTTCAGATCGCCCGCTCGGCAGCCCGGCGACGCGAGGTGGCACTGCGCACCGCCCTCGGAGCAAGCCGGGGACGGATTGTCCGCCAGCTTCTGACCGAGAGCCTGCTGCTGTCCAGCCTGGGAGCACTCATCGGCTTGATCGTAGCCTCGCTCAGCATCGCTCCGATCACCGCCTTGATCCCGGCAGATGTTCCAAGAGCCAGCCAGGTTGCGATCGATTTACCGGTGTTGCTCTTCGCGATCGGCGTGGCTGTGGCAGCTGGTGTTGGCTTTGGCGTAGGGCCGGCGATGGCTGCTGCCCGGACCAGTCCGGCAGAGGTGCTCAAGGAGGACAGCCGGGGGGCGATCGGCGGACGCAGGCAGGGGCGCTTGCGCAATAGTCTGATTGTCGCGGAAGTCGGGCTGGCTCTGGTTTTGCTCTGTGGAGCGGCCCTGATGCTGCAGAGTTTTATCAAACTGCGCAGCGTTGAGCCGGGCTTCAGCACCACCAGGACGTTGAGTGCCTACCTCAGTCTTCCTGCGCAGAGCTATCCAGATGCGGATGCGCAGCGGCGCTTTGCACAGCGTCTGATCGAACAGTTGCATACTCTACCAGGGGTGCGCTCAGCAGCGATCGTCAACGACATCCCGCTCACGCACTTTCAATCGGGCGCGCAGGTTGAAGTGCCGGGATATGTGGGCAAGGAGCTGCCTTACGCCGACTATCTAAGCACCAGCCCCGGCTACTTTGAGTTGATGGGCATTCCGCTGCTGGCCGGGCGGACTTTTGACGAGCAGGACCAGCCGGGCCAACCGGGAGCCGTCATTGTCAACGACCTTGTCGTCCGCCGCTTCTTCCCGGACGGCAACGCGGTCGGTAAGCGCCTGCGGCTACCGGGCATCTCCGACTGGCTCACGATCGTGGGAGTGGTCAGATGCATTCACCAAAACGATCTCAAGGAGCCGCCCAACCTCCAGGTGTACCGGCCTTTTGCCCAGGATCCCTGGGCTGAGATTGGGATCGTTCTTAAAAGCGACATTGCGCCTACCGCCCTTGCTGCCAGCCTGCAGCGCGCCGTCCAGAGCATCGATTCGGATTTGCCGGTGACAAAGGTGCGCTCCTTGCAGAAAGTGATCGACGACTCGGTACAGGCTCCGCGCCTGACGATGGTGCTGCTTGCGATCTTTGCCGGGATCGCCCTTGTGAACGCTGCTATCGGTATCTACGGGGTGATGAGCTATTCGGTGAGCCAGCGCACCCACGAGATCGGCGTGCGCATGGCCCTCGGTGCCCTGCCCGCCGACGTGCTCAAGCTGGTGGTCGGCCAGGGAATGCTGCTGGTGCTGGTAGGAGTGGCGATCGGGCTGGCGGGCGGCCTTGTCGGGTTGCAACTGTTGTCGAGCCTGCTTTTTGGCATCGGGGCGAGCGATCCGATCACTTTCGGGGCCGTGGCGATGTTGCTCGTGCTGGTGGCCCTCGTCGCCTGCTATCTGCCCGCTCGCCGGGCAACCCGGATCGATCCGGCCATCGCCCTGCGCTACGAGTAGGGCGCACCCGCCAGCGCCAGCTCCGAGCGCAAAAAGTCGATGAACTGGCGGGCGGTGCGCCCGGAGCGGCTGTTGTGGTGCATCACCCACTGCAGCGCACGGCGCTCGAGATCTTCGGCTGCCAGAGCAATGCCTGCCTGTTCTGCCAGGTAACGGACGATGCGCAGGTAGGTCTTCTGATCGGCGGGTTCAAACGTCAGCGTCAGTCCGAAGCGGTCGCTAAAGGACAGCTTCTCCTGCACCGTGTCCCAGGCGTGTACTTCCTCATCGCTGGGCCGGGGACGGTCGCCAAAAAATTCGCGAATCAGGTGGCGACGGTTGGAGGTGGCGTAGACGACGACATTTTGGGGACGGGCGGTCAGATTGCCTTCGAGGACGACCTTGAGCGCCTTGTAGGCTTCTTCGCCCTCCTCGAAGGACAGATCATCGACGAAGAGGACGAACTTGAGGGCGAGGGGGCGCAGGTGGTCGATGAGCAGGGGCAGCGCCTGCAGTTCGGACTTGGCGACCTCGATGAGGCGCAGGCCGCGTTCGGCGTACTCGCTCAGCATCGACTTGACCAGCGACGACTTGCCGGAGCCACGACTGCCATAGAGCAGAACGTGCAGCGCCGGATAGCCGGCAAGCAAAAATTCGGTATTGCGGCGCAGGGTGTCGCGCTGCTGTTCGTAGCCCACCAGCTCCTGCGATCGGATCTGCTCCGGGTGGGCGATGCCGACGAGTTCCCCTGCCTGCCAGCGCAGCGCCCGGTAGCGAGCAAAAAGACCGATTCCCGCCTCGCGGTAGTGCAGAGCGAGCCGGGGCAGCGCCTCTGCCCAGGTGCCGCCCCGATCAAAAAAAGGGACCACCTTCGGCCAGTGGGGCAACGGTACTGCCTGGCCTGTAACCTGCTCCATCCACAAAGCGATTTGCTCGCTTTCTAGATCGTGCAGCCGCTGTAGGATCTGCAGGTCGTGGCGGGCAGCCTCGACGAGCGCTGGGGGCAAGACCTGCACCTCGCAGTGCTGGAGCTGAGCTGAAAAAGGATTGTCCGCCTGCAAAACGGCCTCCACCAGAGCGTCCGGCCAGCTCTGGGCGCGCTCAGCCAGGGTTTTGAACCACAGGCCGTAAGCTTCCAGACAGCGGAGAATCTGGCTCTGGTTTCCGGGTGAGGCCGAGCCCAGTCCATCGAGCAACCCGAGCAAGGCCCGCACCGGCGGCGCTGTCAGCACCTCCTGATAGATAAGCAGGGAAGCAGCCTCCCGGCGCAGCCGACGCACTGTATCGTTGAAATCGCCCAAGCAGGTCTCTCCCAATACTTCTGCCCATTGTCGCCCTGCTGAGCGCCGGAGGAACGAGGAACATCCATCCTGGACGGTTCGTCCGGCAAACAAATAGTTAGATAACCTTACAATCAAAGGGGAGTTCGCCCTCCTTTGATCTCGGACTGCAGGACGATGCTGATTTCTGAGACGAGTGTCGAACAGTGCGCCGGCAGCATCGTCGAGACGCTGCCGCTATTCTTGCGCCTTATCCGCGCCGAGTTGCGCCGCCACCCGCGCCTGAACCTGTCGCTGCCGCAGTTGCGGGCGCTGGTCTACCTGCGCGATCAGCCCGGAGCGTCCGCCTCCGGCATGGCCGAGTACCTGGGGGTGACGCGGGCGACGGCCTCGACGACGATCGAGCGGCTGGTGCAGCGGGAACTGATCACGCGCACCGACGATCCCCAGGAGCGCCGCCGGGTGGTCTTGAATCTGACCGAGGCCGGTCACAGGCAACTGGAGCAGGCGAGTACGATTGCCCAGGAACGGGTGGCGGAGGCGCTGGCGGGTCTGTCTCCGTCGAGATTGCGCCGGATCAACGAGGGTCTGCTGCTGCTGCAGTCGGTACTCCACACGAGGGCGGGAATAACGCGATGACCGAGATGCTGGACAAGCAAAAAACGCGCCGAGGGGAGCAAAAAGTGTCGGGTGCTGCCCGTCGGGACTGGCGGCCCATCGTCCTCGGGCTGGTGGTGATCGCAATCGGCGTGTTCGCGCTGCGGACCCTCACCGATCCCGCCCGCGATGCGGATTCAAGGCCAAAGGGCAAACCGGCGGTCCCGGTGATAACGGCGGTGGCACAGCAACAGGCCGTTCCGGTCGAAGTCGATGCGGTGGGCAACGTCGAGGCAACCTCGACGGTATCGGTGCGCTCTCAAGTCGATGGGCAACTGCTGCGGGTCCATTTTCAGCAGGGCCAACTCGTCCATAAAGGCGATCTGCTCTTCAGCATCGACCCAAGACCCGCCCAGGCGGCGGTGGCTCAGGCGGAGGCCGCCGTCAACAAAGATCTGGCCGCCGTCGAGCAGGCGAGGGCGGTTCTCCTTAAAGACCAGGCCCAGCTGCGCACCGCCCGCCTCCAGGTGCAGCGCTACGAGCTACTGCGATCCCAGGGGGCGATCTCCCAGGACCAGTTCGACCAGTACCGCACCAACGCCGACGCCCTCGAAGCGACGGTGCGCGCCGATCAGGCCAATATCCGCAACGCCCAGGCGATCGTCAATTCCGACCGGGCGGCCCTCGCCAACGCCCGCGTCCAACTCAGTTACAGCACAATCCGCTCGCCTATCGAGGGCCGCACCGGCAGCCTCAACTTTTATGCCGGCGATCTGATCAAGGCCAACGACACGACCGCCCTGGTGACGATCAACCGGATTAGCCCGATCTACGTCACCTTCACCGTGCCGGAAGACCAGCTCGCAGCGATTCGCAGCGCGATGGCCCGCCACGAACTGAAGGTGAGCGCCAGTGCCCAGGGTGATAGCCGCATCGTCACCGGCAACTTGAGCTTTATCGACAACGCCGTCGATACGACCACCGGCACGATCAAGCTCAAGGCGACGTTTGCCAACAGCGACGGCTACCTCGTCCCCGGTCAGTTCGTCGATGCGAGCCTCACGGTCACGACCTTGAACAGGGCAGTGGTCGTGCCCTCCCAGGCGATCCAGACCAGTCAGCAGGGCCGCTTCGTCTTCGTCGTCCGCCCCGACCGCACCGTCCAGATGCAGCCCATCGAGAGTACTCTCACCTACAGGGGCCTGGCGGTGATAAATCGAGGCGTCCAGCCCGGCCAGACGGTCGTCACCGACGGCCAACTGCAACTGGTACCGGGGGCAAAGGTGCAGATCAAGCCGTCGTCGCCGGAGGCCGCTTCCCGATGAATCCTTCTGCCCTGTTTATCCGTCGCCCGATCACGACCACCCTGGTGATGATCGGGATCTTTATCTTTGGCTGCATCGCCTACCGTCTGCTGCCGGTGAGCGACCTGCCGAGCGTCGATTTTCCAACCATCCAGGTCTCGGCAAGCCAGCCCGGTGCCAGTCCCGACACGATGGCCTCGACGATCGCGACGCCGCTGGAGCGCCAGTTTGCGACGATTCCGGGCCTCGACTCGATGAACTCGACCAGCACCCTCGGTAACACCCAGATCACGCTGCAGTTTAATTTGAGCCGCAAGATCGACGGAGCGGCCCAGGACGTGCAGTCGGCGATTCAGGCGGCCTCCTCGATTTTGCCGCCGGGGATGCCCACCCCGCCTTCCTACCGCAAGGTCAACCCGGCGGATGCACCGATTCTGTACCTGGTGCTCACCTCGCCCACGCTCCCCCTCTCGCAGGTAGACGAGTACGCTGAAACCGACGTTGCCCAGCGCATCTCGATGGTGGGCGGCGTCGCCCAGGTCAACGTCTACGGTGCTCAAAAATACGCCGTGCGCGTCCAGCTCGACCCCTACGCCCTCGCCACGCGGGGCATCGGCATCGACGAGGTGCAGTCGGCGATTAAAACCGGCAACGTCAATCTGCCCTCCGGCACCCTCTACGGCAACTACCAGGCGTACAACCTCAACGCCAACGCCCAGCTCACCGATGCCGCCGCCTACCGCAAACTGGTCGTCGCCTACCGCAACGGTGCGCCGATTCGCCTTGAGCAGTTGGGCCGGGTAATCGACAGCGTCGAGAACGACAAGACCGCCGGTTGGTTCAACAACACCCGCTCGATCATCCTTGCCATCCAGCGCCAGCCCGGCGTCAACACGATCGACGTGGTAGACAGCATCAAAAAGCTCCTGCCCACCTTCAAGGAGCAACTGCCGGCGGCGGTCAACCTCGACATCATGTTCGACCGCTCCCAGTCGATCCGCGCCTCGGTAGGCGATGTGCAGTTTACGCTCGCAATCACGATCGGCCTGGTGGTGATGGTGATCTTTGTCTTCTTGCGCAACCTGACGGCGACGGTGATCCCCAGCCTGGCGCTGCCGCTGTCGATCGTCGCCACCTTCTCGGCAATGTATCTGTTGGGCTTTTCCCTCGACAATCTGTCGCTGGTCGCCCTCACCCTGGCGGTGGGCTTCGTCGTAGACGATGCGATCGTCGTGCTCGAAAATATCGTCCGCCACCAGGAGATGGGCGAGGACCGCCTGAGTGCTGCCTACAACGGCTCGCGCGAGATCTTCTTTACGATCTTGTCGATGACGATCTCGCTGGTGGCGGTCTTTATTCCGATTTTGTTTATGGGCGGGATTCTGGGCCGCCTTTTTAACGAATTTGCGGTGACGATGGCGGTGGCGATTCTCGTCTCGGGCTTTATCTCGCTCACGCTCACACCGATGCTCTGCAGCCGCTTTTTAAAAAATCCGGACCACGACGCCCAGCGGCGCAACCGCCTCTACATGGCCTCCGAGCGCGTCTTCGATGGTCTTTTGCACGCCTACGAGCGCAGTCTGCAGTGGGTACTCGCCCATCGCCGCTCGACGATGGCCGTCTTTGTCGCCGTGCTCGCCGCCACCGCCTGGCTGTTTGTGATCGTACCCAAGGGCTTCATCCCTACCGAGGACACAGGCCAGATCTCAGGCAGCACCCAGGCGGCCCAGGGCATCTCCTTCGACGATATGGTGCGCCACCAGAAGGCCGTGGCGGCGATCGTCGCCCGCAATCCCTACGTCGCCTCCTACAATTCGAGCGTCGGCAACGGCGGCACCAACGCGGGCCGCATCCAGATCCGTCTCAAACCTCGCTCCGAGCGCCCGAGCGCCGACGAGATCATCCAGCAGTTGCGCAAACAGGTCGGGGCGGTTCCCGGCATCCGCGTCTTCTTTCAAAATCCCCCCGCCATCCGCATCGGCGGCCAGCAGACCAACGCCCTCTACCAGTACACCCTCCAGGGCATCGACACCGACACGCTCTATCAGGTCGCTCCGGTTCTTGAAAATAAACTGCGCGCTCTGAGCGAACTGCAGGATGTCAACTCGGACCTGCAGCTGAAGAACCCCCAGGTCAACGTCGCCATCGACCGCGACAAGGCTGCCGCCCTGGGGATCACCGCCCAGCAGATCCAGAACGCCCTGGGCGCCGCCTACGGCAACCCGCAGGTCTCGCTCATCTACACCTCGACCAACCAGTACCGGGTGATTACGAGTGTCCTGCCGCGCTACCAGCGCAGCCCTTCTGCCCTCTCCCGGCTGTACGTGCGCGCCGGCAACGGCAAGCTGGTGCCCCTTTCGACGATCGCAAGTTTTAAGCTGGGGGCCGGGCCGCTCCAGGTCAACCACGTCGGCCAGTTCGCCTCCGCCACGATCTCGTTTAACCTCAAGCCCGGCGTCTCCCTGGGCGAGGCGACGAGCAAGATCGACCGGATTGCAAGATCGGTTCTGCCCGAGACGATCACCGGCAGCTTTCAAGGTTCCGCCCAGGCGTTCCAGTCGTCGATCACCAACCTCGGCCTGCTGCTCATCGTGGCGATTCTCGTGATCTACATTGTGCTCGGCGTGCTCTACGAGAGCTTCATCCACCCGCTCACCATCCTCTCAGGACTGCCCTCGGCGGGCTTTGGTGCGCTGCTCACGTTGCTCATCTTCAAGGTGGACCTGAATATCTACGCCTTTTTGGGCCTGATCTTGCTGGTGGGGATCGTCAAGAAAAACGCGATCATGATGATCGACTTTGCCCTGGAGGCGGAGCGCAACGACGGCAAGCCCGCCGAAGATGCGATCTACGCCGCCTGCCTGGTGCGCTTCAGGCCGATCATGATGACGACGGTGGCCGCCTTGATGGGCACGCTGCCCATCGCCCTGGGGCTTGGAGCCGGGGCGGAGACGCGCCAGCCCCTGGGCCTCGCCGTGGTGGGCGGCTTGCTCTTCTCCCAGGCAATCACGCTCTACATCACGCCGGTCATCTATCTGTATCTCGACCGCTGGGAGAAGAAGACCAACCCCGCTGCCCGCGAGCAGTACGCCGGGTAATCAGCCGGGCTGGGGCCGCTGTGGTATGCTAGGAAAGCTTGAAAATTTTGGAACGACTATGCCCCTGACGCAAGAGCGCAAACAGGAACTGATTGGCACCTATCAGGTCCACGAGACCGACACCGGCTCCCCCGAGATCCAGGTTGCGATGCTCAGCGACCGGATCAACCAGTTGACCGAGCACCTGCGCAGCCATCCCAAAGATTTTTCCTCGCGGCGCGGCCTGCTCAAGCTGATTGGCCGCCGCAAGCAGCTGCTCGCCTACCTGGCAGCCAACGAGGCCGAGCGCTACCGCGCCCTGGTCGAGCGGCTGGGCCTGCGCCGCTAGCGCCGCGATCATGGAACAGGGCCTATTTGCTGCTTCCCTGTTTCCGTACCTGCTCTTTCTCTGGTATGCCACCCGTTCGGGCCGCTTTCCAAAGCTGGCCCTTTACGGTTTTTATGGCACCCTCGTCTTCGTGGCGGTGACGATTCCTGTCGGAGCCTACTGCCAGTTCGTCCTCAAGCAGTCGCTCTCCAACGTCGATTGGCTGCACGGTCCTGCCGAATCGCTGCTCACGCTCTCCAATATCCTGGTCGTGCTTGGCTTCAAGCAGGCGCTCACCCAACCGCCCAAAAATCGGAGCTAGAGCCTGGTTTCTACTCCGCGAGTACCTGGTCGCGGATCGCGCCGTCCGCTGCCACCCAGCGCAGGGTTTCAGCGGCAATCGCGCGGCCATAGCCGATCGCCTCCTCGCCCTGGCGTCCTGTCAGTTCGATCTCGACGCGCTCCACTCCCTTGCGCCGCAGCGCCTGGGCAGCGGCGAGGGCCGCACCCCAGGCGCTGCGATCGACTGGAACCACCAGCCAGCCGCCAGCCGCCCGCTCCGTCGGCAGCCGCCCGGTGGGCAACAACACCTGCTGGAGCACTTCGAGGTTGAGGGCAAAACCGGCTCCGGGGGCAGCCCGACCGTAAGAACCCAACAGTTCGTCGTAGCGCCCGCCCCGGCCAATCAGACGATTGGCGGTGCTCACCTCGAAGATCAACCCCGTGTAATAGTCAAAAGCTTCTACCAGGCTCAAGTCGAGTACCACCGGCACCGAGCGCTCCCCGAGCCAGCCTGTGAGCAATTCCAGTTCCGTCAGCTCGGCGCGCTGACTGGGGCTGAGCGGCAGAGCTGACGCCTTGCTGAGCACCGCCTCCGGCTCGCCGCGCAGATCCAGTAGCAGCAGCAGTTGCGAGCGCACCGCCGCCTCTATCGCCT harbors:
- a CDS encoding ABC transporter ATP-binding protein, giving the protein MEVIRLNNVSLWRRTQEEFSYDLKTTILSFLDGRYRKPGRKQVLDRIDLVVSAGEKLGIIGSNGSGKSTLLKVICGILKPNTGEVRVQGDIAPLIELGAGFDSELSLVDNIVLYGVFLGFSRQQMRERSQEILRFADLESYADVPVKTLSSGMTARLGFAIATDVPPDILILDEVLSVGDERFKEKCRNRLGQFWQSHTTVLVVSHDLPFIEQSCERAVWLSGGRIVCSGPATEVVGLYLDSTRSGAANIG
- a CDS encoding ABC transporter permease, whose amino-acid sequence is MLRALPLEKLAPSAHRYLELLFVLTQRNLKVRYRGSILGVYWSLLNPLLMTAAYTAIFGTTFAAYYDHSLLNYLLAAFTGLVVINFFNVTTTQALPSVVNSGALLNKIRLPFSILPLSLVLSNIFQFVVGPLPLLAVMTLVVSHNPFYALLLVIPSVALVLAATGISFLVSALYVFFRDLPYLYELVAFALFLSSPVFYPAAIVPKQVKTFIDLNPLTPIIEGLRQLILGRADLSWGVLGIALLSGTVVCTIGALFFNARSDQYMDLL
- a CDS encoding VOC family protein encodes the protein MRDRSVRAAIMRVIRPLHAAILVGDLERSAHFYGEVLGLTPARDRALGFAGLWYELGDFQIHLIVSAQICPDPVDAQRLGRNRHLALAVDDLLAARDRLEKAGFPVQASASGRAAFFVQDPDGNILELGEVPYGK
- a CDS encoding phasin family protein, with the protein product MENNVLRQLLLMGVGATAVLTERIQQAVDEWVGEGRLRQEDAKEFLDDLLIRLREEQGNLEEQFRRQIKTVLKEYDVPNQSEIEALKNRLDRLEYQLRQLQDRL
- a CDS encoding ABC transporter permease; translation: MQVLIQDLSYGLRSLLSKPVFTVVALVALALGIGANTAVFSVVNAVLLKPFPYKHPEQLIVVSAKDGQIDEGVSYPDYLDYREARTSFTQSAAFLGESFVLSGGGQPERLRGAFVSSGYLSTLGIAPVLGRDFLPQEDLPGYRSVLLSYSFWQSRYRGDPGVLGRSLRLNGQLFTIVGVLPQGISFKYDEQFLTSFGSWLTKGRNPKLGINDPWGRGNHFSMLMIARLRTGHTLDQARSELAAIAARLARQYPDTNATTQARAVSLSEFVLGNIRTTLLVLMAAVLFVLLITAANVANLQIARSAARRREVALRTALGASRGRIVRQLLTESLLLSSLGALIGLIVASLSIAPITALIPADVPRASQVAIDLPVLLFAIGVAVAAGVGFGVGPAMAAARTSPAEVLKEDSRGAIGGRRQGRLRNSLIVAEVGLALVLLCGAALMLQSFIKLRSVEPGFSTTRTLSAYLSLPAQSYPDADAQRRFAQRLIEQLHTLPGVRSAAIVNDIPLTHFQSGAQVEVPGYVGKELPYADYLSTSPGYFELMGIPLLAGRTFDEQDQPGQPGAVIVNDLVVRRFFPDGNAVGKRLRLPGISDWLTIVGVVRCIHQNDLKEPPNLQVYRPFAQDPWAEIGIVLKSDIAPTALAASLQRAVQSIDSDLPVTKVRSLQKVIDDSVQAPRLTMVLLAIFAGIALVNAAIGIYGVMSYSVSQRTHEIGVRMALGALPADVLKLVVGQGMLLVLVGVAIGLAGGLVGLQLLSSLLFGIGASDPITFGAVAMLLVLVALVACYLPARRATRIDPAIALRYE
- a CDS encoding ATP-binding protein is translated as MGDFNDTVRRLRREAASLLIYQEVLTAPPVRALLGLLDGLGSASPGNQSQILRCLEAYGLWFKTLAERAQSWPDALVEAVLQADNPFSAQLQHCEVQVLPPALVEAARHDLQILQRLHDLESEQIALWMEQVTGQAVPLPHWPKVVPFFDRGGTWAEALPRLALHYREAGIGLFARYRALRWQAGELVGIAHPEQIRSQELVGYEQQRDTLRRNTEFLLAGYPALHVLLYGSRGSGKSSLVKSMLSEYAERGLRLIEVAKSELQALPLLIDHLRPLALKFVLFVDDLSFEEGEEAYKALKVVLEGNLTARPQNVVVYATSNRRHLIREFFGDRPRPSDEEVHAWDTVQEKLSFSDRFGLTLTFEPADQKTYLRIVRYLAEQAGIALAAEDLERRALQWVMHHNSRSGRTARQFIDFLRSELALAGAPYS
- a CDS encoding MarR family winged helix-turn-helix transcriptional regulator, which produces MLISETSVEQCAGSIVETLPLFLRLIRAELRRHPRLNLSLPQLRALVYLRDQPGASASGMAEYLGVTRATASTTIERLVQRELITRTDDPQERRRVVLNLTEAGHRQLEQASTIAQERVAEALAGLSPSRLRRINEGLLLLQSVLHTRAGITR